The Rickettsiella endosymbiont of Dermanyssus gallinae genomic interval TTTCGCTATGGGATTGCTGTCGCTGGCACGCATGGAAAGACAACAACCACCAGCTTGGTTGCTAGTCTACTAGGTGAAGCAGGACTTGATCCTACCTTTGTTATTGGCGGCTGTCTTAATAGCACTAATACGCATGCACGACTCGGTTCAGGCCGCTACTTGGTTGCGGAAGCAGATGAAAGCGACGCTTCTTTTCTTTATTTAAAACCGATGGTGGCTATCATCACCAATATCGACGCCGATCACATGGGTACCTATGACGGAAATTTTCAGCGCCTCAAACAAAGCTTTATAGAGTTTTTACGCCATTTACCCTTTTATGGTTTAGCAATCGTCTGTATAGACGATCCTATTATACGTTCTATTCTTCCTGAAGTGATGCGCCCTGTTATTACCTATGGGTTCAGCAAAGACGCTGATATACGCATTACCTCTTTCAAACAAAAAGAAATTAAAAATCACTTTACTGTTTTACGCAAAAACCAAAAACCGTTAGATATCACCTTAAATTTACCTGGACAACATAATGCCTTGAATGCTGTCGCTAGCATTGCTGTTGCAACTGAATTAAATATTGCTGATGACGTGATTCAAAGCGCTTTAGCTAACTTTAGTGGTGTTGATAGACGCTTTCAAATCCTCGGTGAATTTAAAATTAAAAAAGGACGTATTTTATTAATTGATGATTATGGCCATCATCCCAGTGAAATTGCCGCTACTTTAAAAACGATTCGCGCGGCTTGGCCCGATCGACGTTTAGTTATGACATATCAGCCACACCGTTACACCCGTACACGCGATCTATTTAATGACTTTGTCACTGTATTAGCCGGCGTAGATCATTTATTGTTATTAGACGTCTATTCGGCTGGTGAAACACCTATACCCGGTGCTGATAGCCTTGCACTATCCGAACACATTCGCCAACACTCTGATTTAAATCCTACCGTTGTTGAAAACAAAAAACATTTATCGCGCAATTTGCACGATATTCTTGAAGATAACGATGTACTTTTATTACAAGGTGCGGGTGATATTGGCAGTATCGCACAAGAACTTGCCCTGTCCGAATTCAGCATGGATTAAATAATGCAGGAACTCCATGGCAGCTTACTAGAAAATGTTTCACTCTCAGATTACACCTCCTGGCGAGTTGGAGGTCCTGCACAACGCCTTTATATTCCTAAAGACAGCGATGATCTCATTAACTTCCTAAAACAATTACCAGCAAAAGAACCGCTGTTATTTTTAGGTTTAGGGAGTAATACGTTAATACGTGATGGGGGTCTTAAAACAACCGTTGTTGTTACCCAAGGTGCGCTGAGCAAATTTGAATTACTAGAACCTACTGTGATACGCGCCGAAGCAGGCGTCGCATCACCTGCATTCGCACGATTCTCTGCAAGAAAAAATTTAAGTGGTGCCGAATTTTTAGCGGGTATTCCTGGCACTATCGGTGGTGCTTTAGCAATGAACGCGGGATGTAATGGTTCAGAAACGTGGGAGATTGTTAAAGCAGTAGAAACTATCAACCGGCATAGAGAAAAAAAACTTCGTTATCCCAGCGACTATCAAATTGCTTACCGTAGCGTCAGTGTTTTTCCCGATGAATTTTATCTAGCTGCCCATTTCCAATTAAAACCAGGCGATAAAGAAGAATCTTTAGAAAAAATACGATCGCTATTAGCGCATCGTACTGCGACGCAACCAACCAATGAACCCAGTTGTGGCTCTGTGTTTCGTAACCCTGAAAATGATTATGCGGCGCGTCTTATTGAAAGTTGTGGATTAAAAGGCCTAAAGATAGGTGGCGCCTCTGTTTCTACTAAACATGCTAATTTTATTGTCAACGAAGGCCAGGCGACCGCTGCCGATATTGAAGCACTCATAGAAAAAGTCAGTGATACCGTTTTAAAAAAACAGCATATTCAACTTATTCGCGAAGTTCATATTATTGGCGATAAGCTATAAATCTTGTAATTGCTTATTCATCAACTCAAATGACTCCTGCTCTGCAGCATCCTTCACCAAACAATGCTGCGATAAATAAAGCATGAGCACACTAAAAGGAAAAATTAATAACATACCAAAAGGAAATCTAAATAAACCCATACCACCAAAAGGCCCTAAATAAGATAATAATAATAACAATGTTACATAAGAAAAAAACCAATATAAACTTAGTTTATTGGAGACACGGGTATTACGGTGATAAAAAAAATAGATAATAATCCCTACCACAATGGCTAAATAAAGTTTCCAAATCACTGAGAATCCACACCAATAAAGCATTAAATTACAAACAAAAAAAGCACCGTGACACAAAACAAAGCTATTATCTAGTCTAAATGGACGATATTGTTCTGCACGCAGCTTACGCAATGCTAACAAGCAGATCGGCCCCACACCATAAGAAAAAATGCTCGCTGACGCTAGAAATGCCACCATTTTTTGCCATCCGGGAAAAGGTAGAAAAGATAATGCTCCCACCAAAAAGTTAGCATATAAGGTAATGTATGGAATTTGATGCCTATTCACTTTTAAAAAAAGTGATGGTAAATATTTATTAAGTGCCATGCCGTACAAAATACGTGAAGTGGCGGCGGTATAAACCAATGTTGTACCTAAAGGCGAAAAGGCGGCATCAAACAACAATAAAGTAGCGACCAAACTCAATCCTAATAAAAGTGTTAACCCAACTAACGGACCACTATCGCCTGGAAACGTAAGCTGATACCAACCCTGTTGTAGATATATTTTTGGAATTGCCATTAAAAAAGCAAGCTGCAAGGTAAAATATAAAATTAATCCAATCAAAATCGCACCTAACATAGCGATAGGAATTGTTTTTTGCGGATTTTTTACTTCTCCCGCCAACATTAAGCCGTTTTGAAAACCGGTAAAAGCAAAGGCAATGCCGCCGGCTGACAGGGCAGAAAATATTTGCATCCAACTTTCTTCTGTCGTCAGCGTTAAATGAATATTCTCAAAAGAAGGCGACGTATGCATCAATGCCACAATGGCAATAGAGGGAAGAATAAATTTTATGATACTGGCATATTTATTACATTCAGTAAGGAATTTAATGCCATAAGTATTAAGCAATACAATAGCAAACATAATCGCTAATGCAGCGATATATCCTATATGAGAAAGCTTGAAATAATTGGCTTCTTTAACAAGTAATGCTGGAAAGAAATGGCTGCTATATTGCAAAATAGCTTGAATTTCTATCGGTGTCATCACCACGTAAGATAGCCACGTGATCCAAGAAAATAAAAACCCAACCTCTCTTCCATGCGTAAACGTCGGATAATTAGACATTCCACCGGATAACGGCAGCATTGCACCTAATTCGCACAGCGGCAAAGCGATCAATAACATAAAAATTGCGGCGATAATCCAGCTTACCAATGCATTCGGTCCTGCCATTTTCGCCCCAAGAAAAGGCGTAAATAACCATCCTGATCCAATCATACCGCCGGCAGCAACAATGAGTATATTCGTCGTAGAGATATCGCGTTTTAACAATTTAATCTCCCTATCATTCGCTAATTTTTATCGTCGTATACGTCAATCCTATCCATCAAGGATAGCAAATATATTCGAAAAAAACCGTTTTACACGGATAATTAGCTAATTTTGGTGGCGTTGGAGGGGAGATGTCCCTGTAAAACCAGGGACATCTCGAAAAAACTGTTAAGAAATACCTAAACTTTCCTTTTGTTTTACAAATAATTGTTTGATTCCAGATTCTGCTAAGTTCAACAAACTATCAAACTCTTGCTTTGAAAAAGCCTTTTTCTCTGCGGTTGCTTGAAATTCAATAAACTCACCCTGCTCTGTCATGATGACATTCATATCCGTATCCGCTGTAGAATCTTCTGCATAATCGAGATCTAAAATCGGTGTGCCTTTATAAAGCCCTACAGAAACCGCAGCCACCAAAAAACGCATAGGGTCTTGCTTAATCTCGCCTTTTTTCTTCATCGTAGCCAGCGCATCGGCTAAAGCAACACAAGCGCCTGTGATAGCCGCCGTACGTGTGCCACCATCGGCTTGAATCACATCGCAATCCAATAAAATAGTATTTTCACCTAATTGTTTTAGATCAATACTCGTGCGCAACGCTCGACCAATCAAACGCTGAATCTCTAAGGTCCGACCTGATTGTTTACCACGACTCGCCTCTCGATCCATACGTGAATGGGTTGAACGCGGCAGCATCCCATATTCTGCGGTAAGCCAACCTTGGCCAGACCCCTTTAAAAACTTAGGCACACCCGCAATAACACTGGCATTGCAGATCACCTTGGTATGACCAAATTCAATTAATACGGATCCTTCTGCATGTTGGGTATAAGCACGCGTGATCTGAATAGCGCGTAGCGCATCAACGGAGCGTGAAGTAGAACGCATCATTATTTTCCTTCTATATTTATTACATAAGACTGATTAGAATAGACCTGCCGCCGGCAAGGCCTAAAACAGGCATCATTATACTTTTTAAATTAGCGATTAACATGATCTGTAGCATGACGGCTTTTGCCAGAAAAGAACAACAAACGGATTGGGGACATACCACTTGGGAATTACGTAGCGTTAATCACCGCTATTTAGACATTAGCCTCTCTTTACCTGAGTCCTTGAGTTACCTAGAACCCTTGCTGCGAAAAAAGCTAAGCCAACAGCTACGACGAGGCAGAGTCGATGTAAGGCTGCGTTACAAACCGCCTACTAACAAAGCGATTCCTATTGAGATTAATGAAGACCTCGCCACCGCGATTATCCAAACCCATAAAAAATTAGCAGCCCTGACCCAAACTTCTAGTTCCTTAGATCCTATTGAATTATTACGTTGGCCACAATTGCTAAAGCTTCCTGATATCGCTTACGAAACGCTACAATCCGATTTACTTGCTTTGTTTTCAGAAGCCCTGGCTGATTTATGTCTAACGCGAACCCAGGAAGGAAAAGCTATTCTTGATGTCATCGATCAGCGTTTAACAAAACTACAAAATCTAATCAACGTAATTAAGGAACAATTGCCTACTATTCTTTCACTACAACGTGAAAAAATCTTAGCACGTCTATCGGATATCAAAATTAGTTTAGACCCTAACCGTTTAGAACAGGAAATGCTATTATTCACTCAAAAAATGGATGTGGCAGAAGAATTAGATCGCTTACAAATCCATGTTAATGATTTTAAGAGGTTGCTTAAAAAACAAGCGCAGGGAAAACAGTTGGATTTCTTGCTCCAAGAATTAAATCGAGAAGCAAATACCTTAGCCTCTAAATCGCTTAATGCAGACCTTAGTTTAATGGCTGTTAACTTAAAAGTTTTAATTGAAGAAATACGCGAACAAGTGCAAAACGTCGAGTAAATTATGAAAATTCCTGGTACGCTTTATATTATCTCAGCACCTTCTGGTGGCGGAAAAACCAGTTTAGTGAATGCCTTGTTGGAGTCGGTATCGAATTTAGAAGTTTCTATTTCCTATACCACGCGCGCGCCTAGACCTGGTGAAAAAGAAGGGATAGATTATCACTTTGTTGATGAAACACAGTTTAAACAGCTTAAAAAAGAACACGCTTTTCTGGAAGATGCCACTGTTTTTGGCCATTACTATGCTACCTCTGTAGACTGGGTCACTAAAAAAATAGAAGCGGGTATTGATATTATTTTAGAAATCGACTGGCAAGGCGCACGGCAAATTAGAGAGAAAATGCCTGAATCTATAGGTATCTTTATCATCCCGCCCTCCTGGGAAACCTTGGAAAAAAGATTAAGGCTCAGAGCGCAGGATGAAGAGACGGTCATTAAAAAACGTATGGCTGATGCAAAAGCAGAGCTAGAACATTTTGATGAATATGATTACTTAATTCTTAATGATAATTTTTCAAATGCACTGGCCGACTTGAATGCCATTCTCAGAGTACGTCGCCTACGTAGCGGTATTCAACAACGGGAACTTGCTCCATTACTCGAAGATTTGTTGAAACAACCTTTTTCAAAGTAGTGGCTATCACAACAAAGCTTGCCACCTACACATTTTCCTTTTATAAAAAATAAGAGTAATTTATTGATGCTAAAATTTTTATTAATTTGTTTTTTATTTTTTTCTCCGTTTTATACAATGGCTAGTCAAGCCAGCACGACGAGCTGTCCTAACATACAAGTTTGTTTCACCCCCGGACAAAACTGTACGATGCAAATTACGGATGCATTAGATAGCGCAAAAAAATCTATTTCTGTACAAACTTATAGTTTTACCTCTGTACCGATTGCAAAGCATCTTGTTGAAGCGAAAAAACGCGGGGTTGTTGTCAAAGTCATCTTGGATAAAAGTCAAAAATCACAAAAATATAGCGCCTCGCGTTTTTTACTAAACCAACATATTCCTGTTTGGATCGATTACAAACCAGCAATTGCTCATAACAAAATTATGATTATTGATGGACAAGAGGTTATTACGGGTTCATTTAATTTTACTAAGGCTGCACAAAACAAAAATGCTGAAAATGTATTAATTATTCGAGATCCAATCCTTGCAAAACGCTACATGGACAATTGGCAACGACGTCAAGCGGTTTCTGAAACTTTTGGTTGATGATGATCCTGAGCCAAAAATAAATACATGGCCGGCACCACAAATAAAGTAAATAAGGTACCTATTGAAATCCCTGTAGCAATGACTAATCCAATATTAAAGCGACTAATAGCGCCTGCACCGGTTGCTAATATCAACGGGATAACACCTAATACCATCGAAGCTGTCGTCATCAGAATAGGTCTTAATCGAATACCTGCTGCCATTTGCACGGCTTCTCGCTTAGCGTGGCCTTCTTTTTGCAGATCATTAGCAAATTGCACGATTAAAATACCGTGTTTACTGATCAAACCAATTAAAGTTACCAAACCCACTTCGGTATAGATATTTAAACTCGCACCACCAATCCCTAAGCTAATAAAAATAAGCGCTCCGCAAATCGACATCGGAACACTAATAAGAATAATTAAAGGATCCCTAAAACTTTCAAATTGCGCGGCTAAACAAAGAAAAATAATAACCAATGCTAAAAAAAAGGTTAGTACCAATGCGCTACTTTCTTGCTGATATTGACGTGACTGCGCGGAATAATCAATACCATAGCCTTCTGGAAATATTTTTTGTGCCATATTTTTCAGACCCTGAAGCGCATCGCCCATCGTCACACCCGGAAAAGCAACGGCTGAAATAGTGGCTGAATTAAGTTGCTGAAAATGATTAATAGCCTCAGGCACTACTGTTGTTTTTAAACGTGCAATGGTTGATAGTGGAATAGACGAACCATTCGGTAACGTTAAATAATAATTAAGTACTTGATAGGCATTTAAACGCTGACTACGTATCATTTGCGGTATAACTTGATAAGAACGTCCAGAAAAATCAAAATAATTAATATAGCCTTCGCTTAAAGCAGAAGCCAATACACTACCGACATCTGCCATGTTTAACCCAAGTTGCGCCGCTTTATCACGATCGAGTTGAATAGTTGTCTGTGCCTTATCAATTTTAAGATCAGTATCTAAATAAACAAATAAGCCACTCTTACGCGCTTCATCTAATAAATTTTGAGAGACATCATTCAATTTTTCGTAGCTATCTGTCGTTGTAATAACAAACTGCACCGGTAACCCACTACCACCGCCGGGTAATGACGGTTTTTGAAAAGCAGCAACCCGCGCTCCAGCAATGTGACCGAATAATTCTTGTATCACAGGTTGTAGCTGATTTGTCGTACGTTTACGCTCATCCCATGGTTTAAAAACCATACCGCCAATGCTGCTATTCAACCCGTTAACGCCATCTAACTGAAAAACGTGATCAGTTTCAGGAAATTGTTCAAATATTTTAAATACTTGCTTCGAATACAGCTGGGTTTGCTCTAAACTCGCATTGGGTGCAGCGGTTAATAAACTAATGATCAGTCCCTGATCTTCTTGTGGGGTTAATTCATTCTTAGAGGTTGCATAAAGAAAATAAATACTGGATAAAATAATAATAGCAAAAACACCGGTGACACGTACATTATCTAATGAGCTATGCAACGCACGCTCATAAACGGCACGTATTTTTTCAAACTGACGATCAATAAAAGCCACAAAATCATGATGATTATTTTTTGTAGACTTTAACGATTTAGAGCACATCATTGGTGACAATGTTAAAGCGATAATGGCTGATATGGCCACCGCACCGGCTAAAGTAAAAGCAAATTCGGTAAAAAGAGCGCCTGTTAAACCACCCATAAAACCAATCGGTACATATACTGCGACTAACACAACTGAAATTGAAATAATAGGAATGGCTAATTCTCTGGCACCTTTTATCGCTGCATTAAACGGCGTCTCCCCTGCTTCGATATGTCTATAAATATTTTCTACAATAATAATGGCATCATCTACCACTAAACCAATCGCTAATACCAATGCTAATAAAGTTAATAAGTTGATGGTGTATCCCAGTAATAACATAATAAGAAAGCTGCCAATTAACGAAAGTGGCATCGCAATAACCGGAATAACAACCGAACGCATAGAACCTAGAAAAATAAAAATAACCGCCGTTACAATAATTAAGGCTTCAATTAAACTATGAATAACCTCGCTGATAGCACTATTAATATAACGACTTTCATCATAAACAATCTCACCTTTGAGTCCTTGCGGTAATTGTTGTTGAATATCAGGAAAAGCTTTTCTAACATTTTTAATAACTGACAGCACATTGGCAGTCGGAGCCACTTTTATACCAATATAAACGGCGGGTTTATTATCAAACTTAACGGCCGTATCATAATTTTGTGCACCTAGTGTGACTTTAGCCACATCTTTTAAACGAATAATCGCACCATTTTTCGCTTTAACAATCAGGTTTTTAAATTGTTCTACTGTTTTCAATCCTGTTTCTATCGTGAGATCAACCGTTATCATTTCGCCCTTGGTGCGCCCCACCGCCGCAATGAAATCATTATTGGCTAAAGCGGTCGCCACTTCATTGGCTGTAATGCCATAAGAAGCGAGCTTGGCTGGATCTAACCATGCACGTAAAGCAAACTGTCTCTGGCCTAGTATTTCTGCTTGCTGTACACCATCAATGGCTTGCAACTTAGGCTGTACGACTCGAACAAGATAATCAGTGACGTTATTACTCGCCAGTTGTTGGCTATAAAACCCGAGATACATCGAATCAATCGTTTCGCCCACTGCAATACTGAGCGTGGGTTGCTGAGAGGCTTTAGGTAATTGGTTAAGTACGGCGTTTACTTTGGTATTAACTTCCGTCAGCGCTCTATTGGGATCATAATTCAGGCGCAGATTAGCTTGAATAGAACTGCTACCTTGCGTACTGCTCGAGGTTAAATAATCGATGCCTTGCGCTTGTGCAATAGAATTTTCTAAAGGTGTGGTTATAAATCCCGCCACTAATGCAGGATCTGCCCCCGTATAAACCGTAGACACGGTAATCACAGCATTTTCTGTAAAAGGATATTGACGAACTTGCAATAAGCTTAATGAACGTATGCCTAATACAAGAATTAGCAAGCTAATGACCGTTGCTAATACAGGCCGTTTAATAAATATATCTGTAAACCGCATTTGTCATCCTTGACATTAGGCATCGTCCTGCGGCTAGACCGCAGGATCCATTACTCTACTCATCAACAACCATCGGGGCCATTTTATCTTGTGGAACCACTGAATTATTAATCACAATTAAGCTACCATTCTTTAATTTAAGCTGTCCGCTAGTGACTACCGTATCGCCTTCTTTAATTCCTTTTAGAACAGCAATTTGATCGCCTCTCTTATCACCCGTTTCCACAAAAGTTTGTAATACATTCAGGATGGAGTTGCCTTTTTTGTCTTTACCTTTTTGCTGCACAATATAAGCTATTTCACCGTAGGGATTAAAACTAATCGCCGTTTGAGGCAACGTCAAATAGCGCTGCGGTGTACCCGTTTCAACTTTCGCCGATATAAACATGCCTGGATATAATTCAGATTGAGCATTCTCAACCGTTGCTTCGACTTCAACATTACGTGTCGTTGAATCTACTATAGGATTAATAGTAGTAATTGCTGCATCAAACGTCTTATCTGGGTAAGTATCTGTTTTAATTTTAGCAGCAGATCCAATACGTAGTTGAACTAAATTTTGTTGAGGAACATAAAAATCAGCGTACAGTGGATCCAATGCCTGTAATGTAACCACTTGATCACCGGCATTAAGATATTGCCCTGGATTCACTGTAGAAATACCTAAACGTCCCGCAAAAGGGGCAACCAACGTTTTTTTAGCTACGATTGCTGCTTGTTGCGCCACTTGTGCTTGTAAATTCTTTAGATTTTGCTCATCCGCATCCAAAACAGCTTTACTGATCGCTTTTATCGCAAATTGTGCGCTATCACGATGATAAGTAATCTCAGATAATTTTTCTTGTGCCTCTAACGCATGTAATAAAGCGATATCAGAATCTGCATTAAGTTGTACCAACACATCGCCTTGTTTTACTTCTGCGCCGGGCTTAAAGTAAATCGTGCGCACTAAACCGGCCAATTCAGTCGTCACATTCACACCG includes:
- a CDS encoding efflux RND transporter permease subunit is translated as MRFTDIFIKRPVLATVISLLILVLGIRSLSLLQVRQYPFTENAVITVSTVYTGADPALVAGFITTPLENSIAQAQGIDYLTSSSTQGSSSIQANLRLNYDPNRALTEVNTKVNAVLNQLPKASQQPTLSIAVGETIDSMYLGFYSQQLASNNVTDYLVRVVQPKLQAIDGVQQAEILGQRQFALRAWLDPAKLASYGITANEVATALANNDFIAAVGRTKGEMITVDLTIETGLKTVEQFKNLIVKAKNGAIIRLKDVAKVTLGAQNYDTAVKFDNKPAVYIGIKVAPTANVLSVIKNVRKAFPDIQQQLPQGLKGEIVYDESRYINSAISEVIHSLIEALIIVTAVIFIFLGSMRSVVIPVIAMPLSLIGSFLIMLLLGYTINLLTLLALVLAIGLVVDDAIIIVENIYRHIEAGETPFNAAIKGARELAIPIISISVVLVAVYVPIGFMGGLTGALFTEFAFTLAGAVAISAIIALTLSPMMCSKSLKSTKNNHHDFVAFIDRQFEKIRAVYERALHSSLDNVRVTGVFAIIILSSIYFLYATSKNELTPQEDQGLIISLLTAAPNASLEQTQLYSKQVFKIFEQFPETDHVFQLDGVNGLNSSIGGMVFKPWDERKRTTNQLQPVIQELFGHIAGARVAAFQKPSLPGGGSGLPVQFVITTTDSYEKLNDVSQNLLDEARKSGLFVYLDTDLKIDKAQTTIQLDRDKAAQLGLNMADVGSVLASALSEGYINYFDFSGRSYQVIPQMIRSQRLNAYQVLNYYLTLPNGSSIPLSTIARLKTTVVPEAINHFQQLNSATISAVAFPGVTMGDALQGLKNMAQKIFPEGYGIDYSAQSRQYQQESSALVLTFFLALVIIFLCLAAQFESFRDPLIILISVPMSICGALIFISLGIGGASLNIYTEVGLVTLIGLISKHGILIVQFANDLQKEGHAKREAVQMAAGIRLRPILMTTASMVLGVIPLILATGAGAISRFNIGLVIATGISIGTLFTLFVVPAMYLFLAQDHHQPKVSETA
- the gmk gene encoding guanylate kinase, with the protein product MKIPGTLYIISAPSGGGKTSLVNALLESVSNLEVSISYTTRAPRPGEKEGIDYHFVDETQFKQLKKEHAFLEDATVFGHYYATSVDWVTKKIEAGIDIILEIDWQGARQIREKMPESIGIFIIPPSWETLEKRLRLRAQDEETVIKKRMADAKAELEHFDEYDYLILNDNFSNALADLNAILRVRRLRSGIQQRELAPLLEDLLKQPFSK
- the murC gene encoding UDP-N-acetylmuramate--L-alanine ligase, giving the protein MSMKNPFVDHQMGRIQHLHFVGIGGAGMGGIAEILLNEGYTVSGSDLQENSMTQHLQQLGAQFNRGHKAQHIDKADVIIYSSAVPKDNVEIMKARQTHIPVVPRALMLAELMRFRYGIAVAGTHGKTTTTSLVASLLGEAGLDPTFVIGGCLNSTNTHARLGSGRYLVAEADESDASFLYLKPMVAIITNIDADHMGTYDGNFQRLKQSFIEFLRHLPFYGLAIVCIDDPIIRSILPEVMRPVITYGFSKDADIRITSFKQKEIKNHFTVLRKNQKPLDITLNLPGQHNALNAVASIAVATELNIADDVIQSALANFSGVDRRFQILGEFKIKKGRILLIDDYGHHPSEIAATLKTIRAAWPDRRLVMTYQPHRYTRTRDLFNDFVTVLAGVDHLLLLDVYSAGETPIPGADSLALSEHIRQHSDLNPTVVENKKHLSRNLHDILEDNDVLLLQGAGDIGSIAQELALSEFSMD
- the rph gene encoding ribonuclease PH, whose amino-acid sequence is MRSTSRSVDALRAIQITRAYTQHAEGSVLIEFGHTKVICNASVIAGVPKFLKGSGQGWLTAEYGMLPRSTHSRMDREASRGKQSGRTLEIQRLIGRALRTSIDLKQLGENTILLDCDVIQADGGTRTAAITGACVALADALATMKKKGEIKQDPMRFLVAAVSVGLYKGTPILDLDYAEDSTADTDMNVIMTEQGEFIEFQATAEKKAFSKQEFDSLLNLAESGIKQLFVKQKESLGIS
- the murB gene encoding UDP-N-acetylmuramate dehydrogenase; this translates as MQELHGSLLENVSLSDYTSWRVGGPAQRLYIPKDSDDLINFLKQLPAKEPLLFLGLGSNTLIRDGGLKTTVVVTQGALSKFELLEPTVIRAEAGVASPAFARFSARKNLSGAEFLAGIPGTIGGALAMNAGCNGSETWEIVKAVETINRHREKKLRYPSDYQIAYRSVSVFPDEFYLAAHFQLKPGDKEESLEKIRSLLAHRTATQPTNEPSCGSVFRNPENDYAARLIESCGLKGLKIGGASVSTKHANFIVNEGQATAADIEALIEKVSDTVLKKQHIQLIREVHIIGDKL
- a CDS encoding YicC/YloC family endoribonuclease, whose amino-acid sequence is MTAFARKEQQTDWGHTTWELRSVNHRYLDISLSLPESLSYLEPLLRKKLSQQLRRGRVDVRLRYKPPTNKAIPIEINEDLATAIIQTHKKLAALTQTSSSLDPIELLRWPQLLKLPDIAYETLQSDLLALFSEALADLCLTRTQEGKAILDVIDQRLTKLQNLINVIKEQLPTILSLQREKILARLSDIKISLDPNRLEQEMLLFTQKMDVAEELDRLQIHVNDFKRLLKKQAQGKQLDFLLQELNREANTLASKSLNADLSLMAVNLKVLIEEIREQVQNVE
- a CDS encoding efflux RND transporter periplasmic adaptor subunit; protein product: MHNWREQLRKPMVIMLVSVALLFTCIFGFQLFKRMLINHAMRNNTAPVVTVSAMQVHYQDWQPSLLTYGSLRAVNGVNVTTELAGLVRTIYFKPGAEVKQGDVLVQLNADSDIALLHALEAQEKLSEITYHRDSAQFAIKAISKAVLDADEQNLKNLQAQVAQQAAIVAKKTLVAPFAGRLGISTVNPGQYLNAGDQVVTLQALDPLYADFYVPQQNLVQLRIGSAAKIKTDTYPDKTFDAAITTINPIVDSTTRNVEVEATVENAQSELYPGMFISAKVETGTPQRYLTLPQTAISFNPYGEIAYIVQQKGKDKKGNSILNVLQTFVETGDKRGDQIAVLKGIKEGDTVVTSGQLKLKNGSLIVINNSVVPQDKMAPMVVDE
- a CDS encoding APC family permease, with the translated sequence MLKRDISTTNILIVAAGGMIGSGWLFTPFLGAKMAGPNALVSWIIAAIFMLLIALPLCELGAMLPLSGGMSNYPTFTHGREVGFLFSWITWLSYVVMTPIEIQAILQYSSHFFPALLVKEANYFKLSHIGYIAALAIMFAIVLLNTYGIKFLTECNKYASIIKFILPSIAIVALMHTSPSFENIHLTLTTEESWMQIFSALSAGGIAFAFTGFQNGLMLAGEVKNPQKTIPIAMLGAILIGLILYFTLQLAFLMAIPKIYLQQGWYQLTFPGDSGPLVGLTLLLGLSLVATLLLFDAAFSPLGTTLVYTAATSRILYGMALNKYLPSLFLKVNRHQIPYITLYANFLVGALSFLPFPGWQKMVAFLASASIFSYGVGPICLLALRKLRAEQYRPFRLDNSFVLCHGAFFVCNLMLYWCGFSVIWKLYLAIVVGIIIYFFYHRNTRVSNKLSLYWFFSYVTLLLLLSYLGPFGGMGLFRFPFGMLLIFPFSVLMLYLSQHCLVKDAAEQESFELMNKQLQDL
- a CDS encoding phospholipase D family protein; the encoded protein is MQITDALDSAKKSISVQTYSFTSVPIAKHLVEAKKRGVVVKVILDKSQKSQKYSASRFLLNQHIPVWIDYKPAIAHNKIMIIDGQEVITGSFNFTKAAQNKNAENVLIIRDPILAKRYMDNWQRRQAVSETFG